One window of the Ascaphus truei isolate aAscTru1 unplaced genomic scaffold, aAscTru1.hap1 HAP1_SCAFFOLD_360, whole genome shotgun sequence genome contains the following:
- the LOC142483708 gene encoding actin-1-like — MYPRSPKSQSSAGSRKRSIFKGASKSPGPSDRMTYTSEAETDPKPKLPVKKTAAVVIDTGTGSCKAGFAGEAKPNCIMATVVGYPLEKTLRTENIRDSSYVGKAAWVEPDLRIVEPVHHGIIVDWDAAETLWRHMYYHNLKVPLEEHALLISDPPLSPTTNREKMVEVVFESMNCPGMYVAYQSVLSTYSYGKTGGLVVESGYGVTHTVPVHQGYNLPHATERLDIAGTNLTTHLMKLLQKSGNSFSEKDRHIIEDIKLKCCYVAVDLEGELKLPENEYLVDYQLPDGHIIAIGKERFLCPEELFQPPSMAGIDVMGIHQMALKSMKKVPVEIKKEMYDNILLCGGSSLFNGFYERFSKDFLHFQSHAHKSNILSVPESKYSTWMGGSILASLKSFQSCWIRQEEYRERGPFIVHRRCY, encoded by the coding sequence ATGTATCCAAGGAGCCCAAAATCTCAGTCTTCAGCAGGGTCCAGAAAACGCTCAATATTCAAGGGCGCCAGCAAATCCCCTGGGCCCTCAGACAGGATGACCTACACTTCAGAGGCTGAAACTGATCCCAAACCAAAGCTCCCCGTCAAGAAGACAGCAGCCGTGGTGATTGACACTGGCACTGGCAGCTGCAAGGCGGGTTTTGCTGGTGAAGCAAAGCCAAACTGCATAATGGCCACTGTGGTGGGTTACCCTTTGGAGAAGACTTTGAGGACTGAGAATATCCGAGATTCCTCATATGTTGGGAAGGCAGCTTGGGTGGAACCGGACCTGAGAATCGTTGAACCGGTGCATCATGGCATCATCGTGGATTGGGACGCAGCCGAGACTTTGTGGAGACATATGTACTACCATAACCTCAAGGTGCCTCTGGAGGAACATGCCCTCTTGATTTCAGACCCTCCACTGAGCCCCACAACCAATCGGGAGAAGATGGTGGAGGTTGTCTTTGAGTCCATGAACTGCCCTGGAATGTATGTTGCTTACCAGTCAGTGCTGTCTACTTACTCCTACGGCAAAACCGGGGGCCTGGTGGTGGAGTCTGGCTATGGTGTTACCCACACGGTGCCCGTTCACCAGGGCTACAACCTTCCCCATGCCACTGAAAGGCTGGACATAGCTGGCACAAACCTCACCACCCACCTGATGAAACTCCTCCAGAAGTCCGGAAACTCGTTCAGCGAGAAGGACCGGCACATCATTGAGGACATCAAGCTGAAGTGCTGCTATGTGGCTGTGGATTTGGAGGGCGAGTTGAAACTCCCTGAAAATGAATACCTGGTTGATTATCAACTTCCAGATGGACACATCATAGCCATTGGAAAGGAGAGGTTCCTGTGTCCAGAAGAGTTATTCCAACCACCCTCCATGGCTGGGATAGACGTTATGGGCATTCATCAAATGGCTCTGAAGAGCATGAAGAAGGTCCCAGTTGAAATTAAGAAGGAAATGTACGACAATATCCTTCTGTGTGGAGGATCTTCTCTCTTCAATGGTTTCTACGAACGGTTCTCCAAAGATTTCCTCCATTTCCAGTCTCACGCTCACAAATCCAATATCCTGTCAGTGCCGGAAAGCAAATATTCCACTTGGATGGGTGGTTCAATCCTGGCATCACTCAAGTCCTTTCAGTCCTGCTGGATCCGTCAGGAAGAATATAGGGAACGCGGGCCATTTATAGTCCACCGCAGGTGCTACTAG